Genomic segment of Chrysiogenia bacterium:
GCTGGGCCTTGCCCAGACGGGCACCGGCAAGACGGCGGCCTTTGCGCTGCCGATTCTCGAGCGCCTGCTCTCGGGCCGCGGCAACGGCGACCCCCGGGCGCTGATTCTGGCGCCCACGCGCGAGCTGGCCAACCAGATCGACGTGGAGATCCGCACCCTGGCGCGTTTTACGCGCGTCAAGACGGTCACCATCTACGGCGGCATGTCCATTCAGAAGCAGGTCAACCAGCTCCGTCGCGGCACCGACATCGTCATTGCCTGTCCGGGCCGTTTGCTCGACCTGCTCAATCGCGGGGCGCTGCATCTCAAGGCGGTCGAGACCCTCGTCCTGGACGAGGCCGACCACATGTTCGACATGGGCTTTCTGCCCGACATCAAGCGGATCCTGAAGGCGCTGCCCGCCGAGCGCCAGAACCTGCTCTTCTCGGCCACGATGCCCAAGGAAATTCGCGGCCTGGCCGACAACCTGCTTACCGACCCGCTGGTCGTCGAACTGGCCAACACCATGCCGGCCGAGACGATCGAGCACGCGCTCTATCCCGTCGCGGAAA
This window contains:
- a CDS encoding DEAD/DEAH box helicase — protein: MSTTETSTEFAQFELGPALQRGIAEAGFTSPRPIQSQAIPDALAGRDVLGLAQTGTGKTAAFALPILERLLSGRGNGDPRALILAPTRELANQIDVEIRTLARFTRVKTVTIYGGMSIQKQVNQLRRGTDIVIACPGRLLDLLNRGALHLKAVETLVLDEADHMFDMGFLPDIKRILKALPAERQNLLFSATMPKEIRGLADNLLTDPLVVELANTMPAETIEHALYPVAEKRKLDLLKYLIDQADFNSAIVFTRTKHRAKRLAEQLDKAGHRAVALQGNMSQAQRDRAMEGFRRGRSDILVATDIAARGIDVANISHVVNFDVP